The Gemmatimonadales bacterium nucleotide sequence ATGGTGACCGGCGGCAGCTACGGCGGTTACATGACCCTCATGGTCGCGACCACGTACAACGACCGGATCTGCTGCTCACTCGACGTGGTGGGGATCTCCAACCTCGCCACCTTCCTCGCCCATACGGAGAGCTATCGGCGGGATCTCCGGCGGGTGGAGTACGGTGACGAGCGCGACCCGGAGACGCGTGCCTTCATGGAGCGCACCGCCCCGGCCAACAACGCCGCCAAGATCACCAAGCCGCTGTTCGTGGTTCAGGGGGCCAACGATCCCCGGGTGCCGCGGAGCGAGGCGGAGCAGATGGTCGCCACTGTCAAGCGGAACGCCAATCCGGTCTGGTACCTGCTGGCCAAAGACGAGGGGCACGGATTCCGGAAGAAGGCGAACGCGGACTTCCAGTTCTATGCCAGCGTGGAGTTCATCCGAAATTATCTGCTGGGCGAGGGAGGAGCGCACCCCTAGGGGCGCTCCGAAGCGAAGGCCCCGTTGATCTCGGAAAATGGAATGGCGCGGGCCAGCCCGGTGAATGTTCCACGCTCCGCGATCTCCTTCGCCGCCTCCAGGAAACCAGTCCATGCGACGCGGGCCAGTGCGCCGCCGACGCTGATGCGCCGCACCCCCGCCGCGGCGAGCTCTGCCACCGTGGCGAGCTCGCTGCCGACCAGCACGTTGACCGGCTTGGGAGCTACGGCCGCGACCACCGCTCCGATCTCGCCCCGGCTACGCAGACCCGGTGCGTAGAGGCAATCGGCGCCCGCCTCCGCGTAGGCGGTGAGCCGTCGGATCGTTTCCGCCAGGTCGGGGCGGCCGACGATGAAGCCTTCCGATCGGCCGGTGAGCAGGACGCCCGAGCGGCTCGCGTCGATCGCCCGCCGCGCCGCCCGGACGCGCTCGACGGAGAGAGCGAAGTCGAAGAGCGGATTGGACGGGTCGCCGGTCGAGTCCTCGATCGAGAGTCCGGCGACCCCAGTACCCACTGCGGCCGCGACGTTGGCGGCTACGTCGGCCGGCTCGGTTGCGAATCCCCCTTCGAAGTCTCCGTTGACCGGCACCTCGACGCTCCGGGCTATCTCGCGAAAGTGGTCCAGGGCCTGGTCCAGCGACACCGCGTTGTCGGGCCGGCCCTGGGACCAGGCGAACCCCGAGCTGGTGGTGGCGAGCGCCTGGAATCCCAGGCGGGCCAGCAGGCGCGCGCTGCCCACGTCCCACGGGTTGGGGATGAGGAAGCAGCCGGCCTCGTGGAGTCGCCGAAACACCCGGCAGCGCTCGGACATCTGGCTCATAGTACCAAGATAGTCCGTCCCT carries:
- a CDS encoding isocitrate lyase/phosphoenolpyruvate mutase family protein, with amino-acid sequence MSQMSERCRVFRRLHEAGCFLIPNPWDVGSARLLARLGFQALATTSSGFAWSQGRPDNAVSLDQALDHFREIARSVEVPVNGDFEGGFATEPADVAANVAAAVGTGVAGLSIEDSTGDPSNPLFDFALSVERVRAARRAIDASRSGVLLTGRSEGFIVGRPDLAETIRRLTAYAEAGADCLYAPGLRSRGEIGAVVAAVAPKPVNVLVGSELATVAELAAAGVRRISVGGALARVAWTGFLEAAKEIAERGTFTGLARAIPFSEINGAFASERP